The proteins below come from a single Perca flavescens isolate YP-PL-M2 chromosome 8, PFLA_1.0, whole genome shotgun sequence genomic window:
- the hprt1l gene encoding hypoxanthine phosphoribosyltransferase 1, like isoform X2 yields the protein MASYLQIADDEKGHDLDLFCVPRHYENDLDKVIIPHGLIMDRTERLARDIIRDMGGHHIVALCVLKGGYKFFADLLDYIKALNQNSDKSVPLTVDFIRVKSYCNDQSTNSVKVIGGDELSNLSGKDIVETGRTMQTLLSLLSECNPKMVKVVSLLVKRTPRSSGYRPDYIGFEVPDSFLVGYALDYNEYFRDLSHICILNDQAKEKYKV from the exons ATGGCTTCGTATCTGCAG ATCGCTGATGATGAGAAAGGCCACGACCTAGACCTTTTCTGTGTCCCCAGACATTATGAGAACGATTTGGACAAGGTGATCATCCCCCATGGGCTTATCATGGACAG GACAGAGCGCCTGGCCCGCGACATAATCCGGGACATGGGGGGACACCACATTGTAGCTCTGTGTGTGCTAAAAGGAGGATACAAGTTCTTCGCAGACCTCCTGGACTACATTAAAGCACTGAACCAGAACAGTGATAAATCAGTCCCCCTGACAGTGGATTTCATTAGGGTGAAGAGCTACTGT AATGACCAGTCAACAAACAGTGTCAAAGTCATAGGAGGGGATGAGCTGTCCAATCTCTCAGGCAAG GATATTGTGGAGACAGGAAGGACGATGCAGACGTTACTTTCCCTGCTGAGTGAATGCAATCCCAAGATGGTTAAAGTTGTAAG CCTTCTGGTTAAGAGGACACCGAGGAGTTCAGGGTACAGACCAGACT acatTGGTTTTGAGGTGCCAGATTCCTTTCTGGTTGGCTACGCGTTGGACTACAATGAGTACTTCAGAGATCTCAGT cACATCTGTATACTGAATGATCAAGCCAAGGAGAAGTACAAAGTGTGA
- the hprt1l gene encoding hypoxanthine phosphoribosyltransferase 1, like isoform X1 — MASYLQIADDEKGHDLDLFCVPRHYENDLDKVIIPHGLIMDRTERLARDIIRDMGGHHIVALCVLKGGYKFFADLLDYIKALNQNSDKSVPLTVDFIRVKSYCNDQSTNSVKVIGGDELSNLSGKNVLIVEDIVETGRTMQTLLSLLSECNPKMVKVVSLLVKRTPRSSGYRPDYIGFEVPDSFLVGYALDYNEYFRDLSHICILNDQAKEKYKV; from the exons ATGGCTTCGTATCTGCAG ATCGCTGATGATGAGAAAGGCCACGACCTAGACCTTTTCTGTGTCCCCAGACATTATGAGAACGATTTGGACAAGGTGATCATCCCCCATGGGCTTATCATGGACAG GACAGAGCGCCTGGCCCGCGACATAATCCGGGACATGGGGGGACACCACATTGTAGCTCTGTGTGTGCTAAAAGGAGGATACAAGTTCTTCGCAGACCTCCTGGACTACATTAAAGCACTGAACCAGAACAGTGATAAATCAGTCCCCCTGACAGTGGATTTCATTAGGGTGAAGAGCTACTGT AATGACCAGTCAACAAACAGTGTCAAAGTCATAGGAGGGGATGAGCTGTCCAATCTCTCAGGCAAG aatgttttgaTTGTCGAG GATATTGTGGAGACAGGAAGGACGATGCAGACGTTACTTTCCCTGCTGAGTGAATGCAATCCCAAGATGGTTAAAGTTGTAAG CCTTCTGGTTAAGAGGACACCGAGGAGTTCAGGGTACAGACCAGACT acatTGGTTTTGAGGTGCCAGATTCCTTTCTGGTTGGCTACGCGTTGGACTACAATGAGTACTTCAGAGATCTCAGT cACATCTGTATACTGAATGATCAAGCCAAGGAGAAGTACAAAGTGTGA
- the hprt1l gene encoding hypoxanthine phosphoribosyltransferase 1, like isoform X3 has product MDRTERLARDIIRDMGGHHIVALCVLKGGYKFFADLLDYIKALNQNSDKSVPLTVDFIRVKSYCNDQSTNSVKVIGGDELSNLSGKNVLIVEDIVETGRTMQTLLSLLSECNPKMVKVVSLLVKRTPRSSGYRPDYIGFEVPDSFLVGYALDYNEYFRDLSHICILNDQAKEKYKV; this is encoded by the exons ATGGACAG GACAGAGCGCCTGGCCCGCGACATAATCCGGGACATGGGGGGACACCACATTGTAGCTCTGTGTGTGCTAAAAGGAGGATACAAGTTCTTCGCAGACCTCCTGGACTACATTAAAGCACTGAACCAGAACAGTGATAAATCAGTCCCCCTGACAGTGGATTTCATTAGGGTGAAGAGCTACTGT AATGACCAGTCAACAAACAGTGTCAAAGTCATAGGAGGGGATGAGCTGTCCAATCTCTCAGGCAAG aatgttttgaTTGTCGAG GATATTGTGGAGACAGGAAGGACGATGCAGACGTTACTTTCCCTGCTGAGTGAATGCAATCCCAAGATGGTTAAAGTTGTAAG CCTTCTGGTTAAGAGGACACCGAGGAGTTCAGGGTACAGACCAGACT acatTGGTTTTGAGGTGCCAGATTCCTTTCTGGTTGGCTACGCGTTGGACTACAATGAGTACTTCAGAGATCTCAGT cACATCTGTATACTGAATGATCAAGCCAAGGAGAAGTACAAAGTGTGA
- the psmd7 gene encoding 26S proteasome non-ATPase regulatory subunit 7 — protein MPELAVENVVVHPLVLLSVVDHFNRIGKVGNQKRVVGVLLGSWHKKVLDVSNSFAVPFDEDDRDDSVWFLDHDYLENMYGMFKKVNARERIVGWYHTGPKLHKNDIAINELIKQYCTNSVLVIIDVKPKDLGLPTEAYISVEEIHDDGTPTSKTFEHVTSEIGAEEAEEVGVEHLLRDIKDTTVGTLSQRITNQVHGLKGLNSKLLDIRSYLERVTAGKLPINHQIIYQLQDVFNLLPDVNLLEFTKAFYLKTNDQMLVVYLASLIRSVVALHNLINNKISNRDAEKKEGQEKEEGKKEKKDEKEKKDDKDKDKEKEKADGAKKDEKKKK, from the exons ATGCCGGAGTTAGCGGTGGAAAATGTGGTCGTTCACCCACTGGTGTTGCTCAGCGTGGTTGATCATTTTAACAG GATAGGAAAAGTTGGCAATCAGAAACGTGTGGTTGGTGTCCTTCTGGGATCATGGCATAAAAAAGTTCTTGACGTCTCAAATAGTTTTGCAG TGCCATTTGACGAGGATGACAGGGATGACTCAGTGTGGTTCCTGGATCATGACTACTTGGAGAACATGTATGGCATGTTCAAGAAAGTAAATG CCAGAGAAAGAATAGTCGGATGGTACCACACAGGACCCAAATTGCATAAGAATGACATTGCCATCAATGAGCTCATCAAACAGTACTGTACCAACTCG GTGTTAGTCATTATAGATGTGAAGCCCAAAGATCTTGGTCTACCCACAGAAGCATACATCTCTGTGGAGGAAATACATGAT GACGGTACTCCAACATCCAAGACATTTGAACACGTCACCAGTGAGATTGGAGCTGAGGAAGCTGAGGAAGTCGGTGTGGAGCACCTGCTCAG AGATATCAAGGATACCACAGTGGGCACCCTGTCGCAACGGATCACAAATCAGGTTCACGGCCTGAAGGGGCTCAACTCGAAGCTGTTGGACATCCGCTCTTACCTGGAGAGAGTGACGGCAGGAAAACTTCCCATCAACCACCAGATCATCTACCAGCTGCAGGATGTCTTCAACTTGCTGCCAGACGTAAATCTACTG GAATTCACAAAAGCCTTCTACCTTAAGACCAACGACCAGATGCTGGTGGTCTACCTGGCCTCGCTCATACGCTCTGTGGTGGCTCTTCACAACCTGATCAACAACAAGATCTCCAACCGAGACGCAGAAAAGAAGGAAGGACAGGAGAAGGAGGAAggcaagaaagagaagaaagacgaaaaagagaaaaaagatgaTAAGGACAAAGACAAGGAGAAGGAAAAAGCTGATGGTGCCAAGAAagatgagaagaagaaaaaatga